A genomic segment from Aegilops tauschii subsp. strangulata cultivar AL8/78 chromosome 1, Aet v6.0, whole genome shotgun sequence encodes:
- the LOC109754660 gene encoding aspartic proteinase NANA, chloroplast-like — MTKMHGHYVAAAFAAVVVVLLLPGCLDAYPDPDEVVVVDVGALEEGSSCYFPMTAPVVPESPEARREHYRAIAAKDLARHRRMARRRQLAASGMPDLLAATSGSGSGTPLSTFELPMQSALDSMDVGMYLVTVHFGTPAVAFSMALDTANDLTWLNCRLRGHRRHRDRGNANAKTMSLEQALEPPLVKKTWYRPARSSSWRRYRCSMRDSCARFPHVACKTPNHNESCSYHQQLQDGTNTRGIFGRETATVAVSGGRQARLPGLVLGCSTFEAGGTVDAHDGVLTLGNANVSFSKIAGKSFQGLFSFCLLATHSGRDAFSYLTFGPNPAMVAGAGFGETDIVYMQNEPSMGVQVTGVFVNGQRLNIPPEVWNYRVHGGLNLDTGTSVSSLLEPAYGTVTRALASLLDPKLEKAAEEVIPFEHCYKWDGKNPAPEAIVPKVELVLMGGARLEPSPKGVLMPEVVPGIACIGFFKREAGPNILGNVHMQEHIWEFDDVKGKLRFKKDKCTTHINISPPNANPKPNPNPTNN, encoded by the coding sequence ATGACCAAGATGCACGGCCATtacgtcgccgccgccttcgccgccGTGGTGGTGGTGCTCCTCCTCCCCGGCTGCCTCGATGCCTACCCGGACCCGGATGAGGTAGTCGTCGTCGACGTGGGGGCGCTGGAGGAGGGCAGCAGCTGCTACTTCCCGATGACGGCGCCGGTGGTGCCGGAGTCCCCCGAGGCGCGCCGCGAGCACTACCGAGCCATTGCGGCCAAGGACCTGGCTCGGCACCGGCGGATGGCCAGGAGGAGGCAGCTGGCGGCGTCGGGCATGCCGGATCTTTTGGCGGCCACGAGCGGGAGCGGGAGCGGCACGCCCCTGTCCACGTTCGAGCTGCCGATGCAGAGCGCCCTGGACTCGATGGACGTGGGCATGTACCTGGTGACGGTGCACTTCGGCACGCCGGCGGTGGCCTTCAGCATGGCCCTGGACACCGCCAACGACCTGACCTGGCTCAACTGCCGCCTCCGCGGCCACCGGCGGCACAGGGACAGGGGCAACGCCAACGCCAAGACCATGTCCCTGGAGCAGGCGCTGGAGCCACCCTTGGTGAAGAAGACCTGGTACCGTCCGGCGCGGTCGTCGTCGTGGCGGCGGTACCGGTGCTCCATGCGGGACAGCTGCGCCCGTTTCCCGCACGTTGCGTGCAAGACGCCCAACCACAACGAGTCGTGCAGCTACCACCAGCAGCTGCAGGACGGCACGAATACCCGCGGCATCTTCGGGCGCGAGACGGCGACGGTGGCGGTGTCGGGCGGGAGGCAGGCGCGGCTGCCGGGGCTGGTGCTGGGGTGCTCCACGTTCGAGGCCGGCGGGACCGTGGACGCGCACGACGGCGTGCTCACGCTGGGCAACGCCAACGTGTCCTTCAGCAAGATCGCCGGGAAGAGCTTCCAGGGCCTCTTCTCCTTCTGCCTGCTGGCCACGCACAGCGGCCGCGACGCCTTCAGCTACCTCACCTTCGGGCCCAACCCGGCCATGGTGGCCGGCGCCGGGTTCGGCGAGACAGACATCGTGTACATGCAGAACGAACCGTCCATGGGCGTGCAAGTCACGGGCGTCTTCGTCAACGGGCAGCGCCTCAACATCCCGCCGGAGGTGTGGAACTACCGCGTTCACGGCGGGCTCAACCTGGACACGGGCACCTCCGTGTCGTCGCTGCTGGAGCCGGCGTACGGCACGGTCACGCGAGCGCTGGCGAGCCTCCTAGACCCAAAGCTGGAGAAGGCGGCGGAGGAGGTGATCCCGTTCGAGCACTGCTACAAGTGGGACGGCAAGAACCCGGCGCCGGAAGCCATTGTGCCAAAGGTGGAGCTGGTGTTGATGGGCGGCGCGAGGCTGGAGCCGAGCCCCAAAGGCGTGCTCATGCCGGAGGTGGTGCCCGGGATCGCCTGCATCGGCTTCTTTAAACGGGAGGCGGGGCCCAACATCCTCGGCAACGTGCACATGCAAGAGCACATCTGGGAGTTCGACGACGTCAAGGGCAAGCTCCGGTTCAAGAAGGACAAGTGCACCACCCACATTAATATTTCTCCTCCTAATGCTAATCCCAAACCCAATCCCAATCCCACCAACAACTAA